A single window of Hymenobacter sp. APR13 DNA harbors:
- a CDS encoding nuclear transport factor 2 family protein, which produces MHRFLLTGLLTCTSLWVSGQTTRPARPTNSAPAAVTKPALADSLRAQIARLDAQAFAAFNAHDADRLMSFFSPDVEFYHDLGGLSNFAQTRQGFAGMFARTPDIRRELVAGSLEVYPIKGYGAIQVGAHRFCHQENGQPDCGVFRFMMVWQQQPTGWKITRVVSYGH; this is translated from the coding sequence ATGCACCGATTTCTACTGACGGGTCTGCTGACCTGCACCAGCCTCTGGGTTAGCGGCCAGACTACCCGCCCGGCCCGGCCGACCAATTCGGCCCCGGCCGCCGTGACCAAACCCGCTCTGGCGGATAGCCTGCGGGCCCAGATTGCCCGGCTCGATGCCCAGGCATTTGCCGCCTTCAATGCCCACGACGCGGACCGGCTGATGTCGTTTTTCTCGCCCGATGTGGAATTTTACCACGACCTGGGAGGCCTGAGCAACTTTGCCCAGACCCGGCAGGGCTTCGCCGGTATGTTTGCGCGTACGCCCGACATCCGCCGGGAGCTGGTGGCAGGTAGCCTGGAGGTGTACCCTATCAAAGGCTACGGGGCTATTCAGGTGGGGGCACACCGTTTCTGCCACCAGGAAAACGGCCAGCCAGACTGCGGCGTGTTTCGGTTTATGATGGTTTGGCAGCAGCAGCCCACGGGCTGGAAAATCACCCGCGTGGTTAGCTATGGTCACTAA
- a CDS encoding GDCCVxC domain-containing (seleno)protein, with translation MLTLEPKAPLLTSVLTCPVCGHAQAEQMPTDACQYFYECTSCHTVLKPLAGDCCVYCSYGSVPCPPIQEQGSGSCCG, from the coding sequence ATGCTTACGCTCGAACCAAAGGCCCCGTTGCTTACTTCCGTCCTAACGTGCCCGGTATGCGGCCACGCGCAAGCGGAGCAAATGCCGACCGACGCTTGTCAATATTTCTACGAATGCACGAGTTGCCACACGGTTCTGAAACCGCTGGCCGGTGATTGCTGCGTGTACTGCTCTTATGGCTCGGTGCCCTGTCCGCCCATTCAGGAACAAGGTTCAGGAAGTTGCTGCGGCTAA
- a CDS encoding relaxase/mobilization nuclease domain-containing protein has protein sequence MARYLLGYKSKKVDKQAAVLGSAGVRTDTLAHLVTDFELGAQLHPELGRSLLHVSLSFNPDDAARMTDHKMRQIAEEYMEEMGMTGTQYLMVRHRDRPHKHLHIMATRVANDGHTIPEGNNYLASKRAVDKLVVRHRLSPATERRPDLQHPERLRGRDLNRFKLRTALDQELVPDKHTQRPALLAALAERGIAHQEFRDNSGNVRGISFKMGGYACKGSALGPEYSSTGIDRRLAANQQQALKTASQRTESTTLPAPAAATVVAEETRAAPVVSVCPPTVQPAREEAIGGFSALLQSAVKEVLNNRPTGPAQEEFPASIAPVPTAARLDVPQRPEACNSVAAPLPSLIEATAIGASVQAPEHSAPVPPESAASPLPKDLSLVEAAAGGELLLELVTPLDRPADPNAAMPAKMDDVPPVETATAGSAAVTAGTETEVVLRYLTPAEEKELDRKLAAWEKQQAEQAQWEAYEDRYYDLRAEVIQKIGAADQATYHNLPAFEVLMQAQGLALLPAQGEEPIRVVHQSSGEMFPAEDLWLAGRPFLETVHTKAAQAAEAAARPPIVDWESRYQQYMQERATVIAHNSALLQVSWLLEDSPNAAGVRGAITLVKTPGTPLMHKDVLLENLQVELTRQQDRENEIGRMASERKRLEEAAKKGFGLTLGAMAARTSLLDIDSRTPLMLPINVGEKRFLKPEPSNLTREQFVQLQQPGLDQVRAVVKTVLAAGFTQWNEFKSRVDYSGIETELDAGKVAFRHKASGQTYRSEEVTTNFYGQYVESKDRGLAHEAKQPQKSAPAQSKNQEISR, from the coding sequence CTGGCCCGCTACCTGCTGGGATACAAGAGTAAAAAAGTCGACAAGCAGGCGGCTGTGCTCGGTTCTGCAGGGGTGCGAACCGACACGCTGGCGCATTTGGTCACCGATTTTGAGTTGGGTGCGCAGCTGCATCCAGAGCTGGGACGGTCTTTGCTGCACGTCTCACTGAGCTTTAATCCAGACGATGCCGCGCGCATGACAGACCATAAAATGCGTCAGATTGCGGAAGAGTACATGGAGGAAATGGGCATGACAGGAACGCAGTACTTAATGGTCCGCCACCGGGACCGTCCGCACAAGCACCTGCACATCATGGCTACCCGGGTAGCCAACGATGGACATACCATCCCGGAGGGCAATAACTATTTGGCTTCGAAGAGGGCAGTTGACAAGCTAGTTGTCCGGCACAGGCTCTCTCCTGCCACAGAAAGGCGGCCGGATTTACAGCATCCTGAGCGGTTGCGTGGTCGGGATCTGAACCGGTTTAAGCTGCGCACCGCCCTGGATCAGGAACTGGTGCCGGACAAGCACACGCAGCGACCGGCCTTGTTAGCGGCGTTGGCTGAGAGAGGAATCGCGCATCAGGAGTTCCGCGACAATAGCGGAAACGTCAGGGGCATCAGCTTTAAAATGGGTGGTTATGCCTGCAAGGGCAGCGCTTTGGGTCCAGAATATAGTTCAACGGGGATAGACCGGCGGTTGGCGGCTAATCAGCAACAAGCACTGAAAACGGCCAGCCAGCGGACTGAGTCCACAACGCTGCCCGCGCCGGCCGCAGCGACGGTGGTTGCTGAGGAGACGCGGGCAGCGCCTGTCGTGTCGGTTTGTCCACCGACAGTGCAACCAGCACGTGAGGAAGCAATCGGCGGTTTTAGCGCGCTGCTCCAATCCGCGGTCAAGGAAGTGCTGAATAACCGGCCAACGGGGCCGGCACAGGAAGAATTCCCGGCGTCAATCGCGCCGGTACCCACCGCTGCAAGACTGGACGTGCCGCAACGACCCGAAGCATGCAATTCAGTGGCAGCACCATTGCCATCACTTATCGAAGCAACGGCTATCGGTGCAAGTGTCCAAGCACCAGAGCATTCAGCCCCAGTACCACCCGAGAGTGCGGCCTCGCCTTTACCAAAGGATTTGTCGCTAGTGGAAGCCGCAGCAGGCGGTGAACTCCTGCTGGAACTGGTCACGCCCTTGGACCGGCCAGCGGACCCAAATGCAGCGATGCCCGCGAAAATGGACGACGTGCCACCGGTAGAAACGGCAACCGCAGGAAGCGCGGCAGTCACCGCGGGAACAGAAACGGAAGTCGTGCTACGCTACCTGACCCCCGCCGAAGAAAAGGAGTTGGACCGGAAGCTCGCGGCTTGGGAGAAACAGCAAGCGGAGCAGGCTCAGTGGGAAGCATACGAGGATCGATACTACGACTTGCGGGCAGAAGTAATCCAGAAAATAGGGGCCGCGGACCAAGCCACCTACCATAATCTGCCAGCGTTTGAAGTCCTGATGCAGGCGCAAGGGCTAGCCTTGCTCCCGGCCCAGGGAGAGGAACCCATCCGGGTGGTTCATCAGTCATCCGGCGAAATGTTTCCTGCGGAAGACCTATGGCTGGCCGGTCGGCCCTTTCTGGAGACAGTGCACACCAAAGCGGCGCAGGCGGCGGAAGCGGCCGCGCGCCCACCCATTGTGGATTGGGAGTCCCGCTACCAGCAGTACATGCAGGAGCGGGCAACTGTGATCGCGCACAACAGCGCCTTGCTTCAAGTGAGCTGGCTGCTTGAGGATAGCCCGAACGCGGCGGGGGTAAGGGGCGCCATCACGCTGGTTAAAACACCCGGTACGCCGTTGATGCACAAAGACGTCTTACTCGAGAATCTACAGGTTGAACTGACCCGTCAGCAAGACCGGGAAAACGAAATTGGTAGGATGGCCAGTGAGCGGAAGCGGCTGGAAGAAGCAGCTAAAAAAGGCTTTGGGCTTACGTTGGGGGCGATGGCTGCGCGCACCAGCTTGCTTGATATCGATTCAAGGACGCCACTCATGCTTCCCATTAACGTTGGCGAAAAGCGCTTTCTAAAACCGGAGCCGTCCAACCTCACCCGGGAACAGTTTGTGCAATTGCAACAGCCTGGCCTCGACCAGGTGCGGGCGGTCGTGAAGACGGTCCTGGCCGCCGGGTTCACGCAATGGAACGAGTTCAAGTCCCGCGTGGATTACTCAGGGATTGAGACGGAGCTTGATGCAGGCAAGGTGGCGTTCCGACACAAGGCCAGCGGGCAGACCTATCGATCTGAAGAAGTAACGACGAATTTCTATGGTCAGTACGTCGAATCCAAAGACCGGGGATTAGCCCATGAGGCGAAGCAACCACAGAAAAGCGCACCAGCACAGAGCAAAAACCAAGAGATTAGCAGGTAG
- a CDS encoding helix-turn-helix domain-containing protein, translated as MPATTYFCGQARASVDVVIQPRTLVTMVQLHPWALTSLTEQSLSDSADGIIPLAEFLPELSPLLLPSYQLASGPAGEAAVVEHISSVLPTLVRPTAPAPLLQRACQRLQQVQGCLAIAELAKELQCSSRTLEKHFRQGLGLTPKEFTTVLRVRGVVDTLQAPGPPLPLAQVALAHGFYDQAHFIHAFRRMVQLSPGRFNVEAYLLPLTGTGY; from the coding sequence ATGCCGGCCACCACGTACTTCTGCGGACAGGCCCGCGCCAGCGTCGACGTGGTTATTCAGCCGCGTACCCTCGTGACCATGGTGCAGCTGCATCCCTGGGCGCTGACCAGCCTGACGGAGCAGTCGCTGTCGGATTCGGCGGATGGAATCATCCCGTTGGCTGAATTTCTGCCGGAGCTGTCTCCCTTGCTGCTGCCCTCCTACCAGCTGGCATCGGGTCCGGCTGGAGAAGCGGCCGTGGTGGAGCATATCAGCTCGGTATTGCCCACTTTGGTCCGGCCAACGGCGCCTGCGCCGCTGCTGCAGCGGGCCTGTCAACGCCTGCAGCAGGTGCAGGGCTGCCTGGCAATAGCCGAGCTGGCCAAGGAACTGCAGTGCTCATCCCGCACCCTGGAAAAACACTTCCGGCAGGGACTGGGACTGACACCCAAAGAGTTTACGACGGTGCTGCGGGTGCGGGGTGTAGTGGATACCCTGCAGGCACCCGGTCCGCCCCTGCCGCTGGCGCAGGTGGCCCTGGCCCACGGCTTCTACGATCAGGCGCATTTCATCCACGCGTTTCGCCGCATGGTACAGCTTTCGCCCGGCAGGTTCAATGTGGAAGCCTACCTGCTGCCGCTCACGGGCACCGGCTATTGA
- a CDS encoding IS110 family transposase produces the protein MPTAHPCTSPLKFVVGIDIAKDTFVACFGQIDARQHLRFGKQTSFDNTLTGFAALLSWTEKQAVLPAPIWFVVEATGVYYEELAYFLSDKAQALSVLLPNKAKHFAQSTEQKSKTDQLDARLLCRLGLERALPAWQPPSPALRQLRALARERQSLTGHGARLKVKIHAYQHSYQPDARSLSRLATQQTLIQ, from the coding sequence ATGCCTACCGCCCATCCCTGCACCAGCCCACTCAAATTTGTCGTGGGCATCGACATTGCGAAAGATACTTTCGTCGCCTGTTTTGGGCAAATTGATGCCCGCCAGCACCTGCGCTTCGGCAAACAGACATCATTCGACAACACGCTGACTGGCTTTGCTGCTTTGCTTAGTTGGACTGAAAAACAAGCGGTGCTGCCGGCTCCCATTTGGTTTGTAGTAGAGGCCACAGGCGTCTACTACGAAGAACTGGCCTATTTTCTAAGTGATAAGGCGCAAGCACTCAGCGTGCTCCTCCCCAACAAGGCGAAGCATTTTGCACAGAGCACCGAGCAAAAGAGCAAAACGGACCAACTTGATGCGCGCTTACTCTGCCGGCTCGGGTTGGAGCGTGCCTTGCCTGCCTGGCAACCGCCCTCACCAGCCTTACGGCAATTACGGGCGCTGGCCCGCGAGCGGCAAAGCTTAACCGGACATGGGGCACGCCTCAAGGTGAAAATCCATGCCTATCAGCACAGCTATCAACCCGATGCCCGTTCCCTGTCCCGCTTGGCCACCCAACAAACACTTATTCAGTAG
- a CDS encoding ArsR/SmtB family transcription factor, with product MTKKATACIRVFADTARIEQCQARLAHVEPALQSLASVLALAGNEVRLKILLLLADEQQLCVCDIADVLQMTVSAVSQHLRKLKDGGVLHAHKVGQTVFYALSQPHLPILQPLLAGLAATPSLQSAL from the coding sequence ATGACTAAAAAAGCTACTGCCTGCATCCGGGTATTCGCTGATACGGCCCGTATCGAGCAGTGCCAGGCGCGATTGGCGCACGTTGAGCCGGCCCTTCAGTCCCTGGCCTCGGTCCTAGCCCTGGCCGGCAACGAGGTGCGCCTAAAAATTCTGCTGCTACTGGCCGACGAACAGCAGTTGTGCGTGTGCGACATCGCCGACGTGCTGCAAATGACCGTCTCGGCCGTGTCCCAGCACTTACGCAAGCTCAAAGATGGGGGCGTGCTGCACGCCCATAAGGTCGGCCAGACCGTGTTTTATGCCCTCAGCCAACCGCATTTACCCATTCTGCAACCGCTATTGGCGGGCTTAGCGGCCACTCCTTCGCTTCAATCGGCCTTATGA
- a CDS encoding IS110 family transposase: protein MLAVDQDLAALLEAEPELGRKLRQLTSVPGIGLTTAIVVVAETSGFVLVDNERQLASYAGLDVVQRQSGLFAGATRISRRGNVRLRTALYLPAISSLRYNPQQMAFYTRLRARHPNGKPGVIAVMRKLLLLCYSLWKNDRMYDPQYHPAVNELAAALESVHPETNEKAPV from the coding sequence TTGCTCGCCGTTGACCAGGACCTCGCCGCCTTGCTGGAAGCGGAACCCGAACTTGGTCGCAAGTTGAGACAGCTGACGAGTGTGCCTGGCATCGGTTTGACCACCGCTATCGTGGTCGTCGCCGAAACCAGCGGCTTCGTGCTCGTGGATAACGAGCGGCAACTGGCTTCCTACGCCGGGTTGGATGTAGTGCAACGCCAAAGTGGGCTGTTTGCCGGAGCCACGCGCATCTCGCGCCGAGGGAACGTACGCTTGCGTACGGCCCTTTATCTACCGGCTATCAGCAGCTTGCGTTACAACCCGCAGCAGATGGCCTTCTATACCCGACTGCGGGCGAGACACCCCAACGGCAAGCCTGGTGTGATTGCGGTCATGCGCAAACTCCTCCTGCTTTGCTACTCTCTGTGGAAAAATGACCGGATGTACGACCCGCAGTACCACCCCGCAGTTAACGAATTAGCAGCAGCGCTCGAATCCGTTCACCCCGAAACCAACGAGAAAGCACCAGTTTAG
- a CDS encoding helix-turn-helix domain-containing protein, with amino-acid sequence MYFAKNLRFLRRRAELSQSELADQLATDYNTISRYENGKSTPKLEALTKLSQVFHVSLDALRSQDLSQSPGPALEPGRVQTGGRREGEALAKPAKHPLLVSVELDGTATSLERAVARLTAINEVVAGTT; translated from the coding sequence ATGTATTTTGCTAAAAACCTGCGCTTTTTACGGCGTCGAGCCGAACTGTCACAGTCTGAGCTGGCCGACCAACTCGCCACCGACTACAACACGATTAGCCGCTATGAAAACGGCAAATCAACCCCCAAACTCGAAGCACTCACCAAACTGAGCCAGGTCTTTCACGTCAGCCTCGACGCGCTACGCAGCCAAGACCTGAGCCAGTCACCGGGGCCTGCGCTAGAGCCGGGCCGGGTGCAGACCGGGGGCCGGCGGGAAGGAGAAGCCCTTGCGAAACCCGCCAAGCACCCGTTGCTAGTGTCGGTGGAGTTGGATGGCACCGCCACCAGCCTGGAACGGGCCGTCGCGCGGCTGACGGCGATTAACGAAGTCGTTGCTGGCACGACTTAA
- a CDS encoding DinB family protein: MNHRLHLRFEQLELATTHLLQAAEALGSSAHQSPGPGQWSAAQVVQHLLVSEAGIEQYLEKKLQQTEEMEKAGVLHTLKSLLLRGLLRLPFTRFKAPRRLAELTPEQVAPLPELQAEWQSIRRRLEQLLNEYPGRLLDRAIFKHPRSGMLTIYQTLDFMLDHVLHHQRQVERITKALKKA, from the coding sequence ATGAACCATCGTCTGCATTTACGCTTCGAGCAACTCGAACTCGCCACCACCCATCTGCTGCAAGCGGCGGAAGCGCTCGGCAGCAGCGCCCACCAGTCGCCGGGGCCGGGGCAATGGTCGGCGGCGCAGGTGGTGCAGCACCTGCTGGTGTCGGAGGCCGGCATCGAGCAGTATCTTGAAAAAAAGCTGCAGCAGACCGAGGAAATGGAGAAGGCCGGCGTGCTGCACACGCTGAAGTCGCTGCTGCTGCGGGGGCTGCTGCGGTTGCCGTTCACGCGCTTTAAGGCCCCCCGGCGGCTGGCTGAGCTGACGCCCGAGCAGGTAGCGCCGCTGCCGGAGCTGCAGGCCGAGTGGCAGTCGATCCGACGGCGGCTGGAGCAGCTGCTCAACGAATATCCCGGCCGCCTTCTCGACCGGGCCATCTTCAAGCATCCCCGCTCCGGCATGCTCACCATCTATCAAACCCTGGATTTCATGCTCGACCACGTGCTGCACCACCAGCGCCAGGTAGAGCGCATTACCAAGGCGCTTAAGAAGGCCTAG
- a CDS encoding class I SAM-dependent methyltransferase, protein MPPVATPVSADPLGHALLDYLHGRLDATLTVFSDVAEEEPLPASYFFRSLWEMPELERQALEQCQGRVLDLGAGAGCHALELQSRGFEVKAIDASAGAVQVMQARGVRQVAHHDLRDAALTHEKYDTILMLMNGLGLVGTLDGLAAFLRHARQLLAPGGQILATSSDISYLYEDEDGALVFDLNGPYHGEVTYTMQYGAEQGAAFHWLFADASILQDYAQEAGYEVEFLGEDEQQQYLACLTVANG, encoded by the coding sequence ATGCCCCCCGTTGCCACTCCCGTTTCTGCCGATCCATTGGGCCACGCCCTGCTCGACTATCTGCATGGCCGCCTGGATGCCACGCTTACCGTGTTCAGCGACGTAGCCGAGGAGGAGCCCCTGCCGGCGTCCTACTTTTTCCGGAGCCTCTGGGAGATGCCCGAGCTGGAGCGGCAGGCCCTGGAGCAGTGCCAGGGCCGCGTGCTCGACCTGGGCGCCGGGGCCGGTTGCCACGCGCTGGAGCTGCAGAGCCGGGGCTTCGAGGTGAAAGCCATTGATGCTTCGGCCGGGGCCGTGCAGGTGATGCAGGCCCGCGGCGTGCGCCAGGTAGCGCACCACGACCTGCGCGACGCCGCCCTCACCCACGAAAAATACGATACCATCCTCATGCTCATGAACGGCCTGGGTCTGGTGGGCACGCTCGATGGACTGGCCGCCTTTCTGCGTCATGCGCGCCAGCTGCTGGCGCCCGGCGGCCAGATTCTGGCCACGTCTTCCGACATCAGCTACCTCTACGAGGACGAGGACGGCGCGCTGGTATTCGACCTCAACGGCCCTTACCACGGCGAAGTAACCTACACCATGCAGTATGGGGCCGAGCAGGGCGCCGCCTTCCATTGGCTGTTTGCCGATGCCAGCATTCTGCAGGACTACGCGCAGGAAGCCGGTTACGAGGTAGAGTTTCTGGGCGAAGACGAGCAGCAGCAGTACCTAGCATGCCTCACCGTGGCCAACGGTTAG
- the merTP gene encoding mercuric transport protein MerTP translates to MNTSPSSNKPLLGAGLVAALAASLCCITPLLAVLGGLGGVASAFAWLEPLRPYSVALTVGALGFAWYQQLKPAPAADACGCTVDTKPTFMQSKVFLGVVTVLAALLLAFPYYGAKLYPTPVAPVPVAASAAGPVWQTANYRIGGMTCDACAKHVEHAVQQLPGVQAVTVSYDQGTAQVRFDAAKSPAAQVAQAINGTGYKVLATN, encoded by the coding sequence ATGAATACTTCCCCTTCTTCCAACAAACCCCTGCTCGGGGCCGGCTTGGTGGCGGCGCTGGCCGCGTCGCTGTGCTGCATCACGCCGCTGCTGGCGGTCCTGGGGGGCCTGGGCGGCGTGGCCTCGGCCTTTGCCTGGCTCGAACCCCTGCGGCCCTACTCAGTAGCCCTTACCGTGGGTGCACTGGGCTTTGCCTGGTATCAGCAACTCAAACCAGCGCCGGCCGCCGATGCCTGCGGCTGCACAGTGGACACAAAACCCACCTTTATGCAGTCCAAGGTCTTCCTAGGTGTGGTAACGGTACTGGCGGCGCTGCTGCTGGCCTTCCCTTACTACGGGGCAAAGTTGTACCCCACCCCAGTCGCACCCGTTCCAGTGGCCGCAAGTGCAGCCGGACCGGTCTGGCAAACGGCGAACTACCGCATCGGGGGCATGACCTGCGACGCCTGCGCGAAACACGTCGAGCACGCGGTGCAGCAGCTGCCGGGCGTGCAGGCCGTGACCGTTTCCTACGACCAGGGCACAGCGCAAGTCCGCTTTGATGCGGCCAAAAGCCCCGCCGCGCAGGTCGCCCAAGCTATTAACGGCACTGGCTACAAAGTGCTGGCCACGAACTAA
- a CDS encoding RNA-guided endonuclease InsQ/TnpB family protein, translating into MKLTTYRFRLKDSACRVRLRKLGWACNDIWNYCNERNAYQWSFRRKLLSAFDLHKLTAGVGKELGLHSQTVQAVVDEYAKCGKQFKRPKLNWRSRKRSLGWIPFKAVGVKVSADSVTYNGHTFRFWSSRPLPGKVRFGSFAEDAQGRWYVNFVCEDLTPERAPTGKQAGIDLGLKTLATLSDGVELTRESLTRTFEVQLATAQRARKKKQVTRIHAKIKNKRKDWNHKQTTRLTNEYDVLVVGNVSSSKLKKTTMAKSVSDAGWADFKTMLSYKSLRLGITYLEVNESFSTVTCSVCSERTGPSGLSALGVRTWGCSTCGTEHNRDQNAAANILRSAGDIQRQRESPCL; encoded by the coding sequence ATGAAACTCACCACGTATCGTTTCCGCCTCAAAGATTCAGCTTGCCGGGTTCGCCTGCGCAAGCTGGGCTGGGCGTGTAACGATATCTGGAACTACTGCAACGAGCGCAATGCCTATCAGTGGTCGTTTCGCCGCAAGCTGCTTTCTGCCTTCGACCTGCATAAGTTGACCGCTGGCGTTGGTAAAGAGCTGGGCTTGCATAGCCAAACGGTGCAAGCCGTAGTGGATGAATACGCCAAGTGTGGCAAGCAGTTCAAGCGCCCGAAACTCAACTGGCGTAGCCGCAAGCGTAGCCTCGGTTGGATACCGTTCAAAGCCGTGGGCGTGAAGGTGAGCGCCGATAGCGTAACGTACAACGGGCATACGTTCCGCTTCTGGTCTTCGCGTCCATTGCCCGGCAAGGTGCGCTTCGGCTCGTTTGCCGAAGATGCGCAAGGGCGCTGGTACGTGAACTTCGTCTGTGAAGACCTCACGCCCGAACGTGCGCCAACGGGCAAGCAAGCCGGTATCGACCTCGGGTTGAAAACGCTGGCAACGCTCTCAGACGGTGTAGAACTCACACGCGAAAGCCTGACGCGCACCTTTGAAGTGCAGCTTGCCACGGCGCAACGTGCCCGCAAGAAAAAGCAGGTAACGCGGATTCACGCCAAGATTAAGAACAAGCGCAAAGACTGGAACCACAAGCAAACCACGCGGCTGACCAATGAGTACGACGTATTGGTGGTGGGCAATGTGAGTAGTTCCAAACTCAAAAAGACAACAATGGCTAAATCGGTGTCAGACGCCGGTTGGGCAGACTTCAAAACGATGCTTTCCTACAAGAGCCTACGACTCGGCATCACGTACCTCGAAGTCAACGAATCGTTCTCCACCGTGACTTGCTCGGTCTGTTCCGAAAGGACGGGTCCGAGTGGACTAAGCGCGTTGGGGGTAAGAACGTGGGGCTGTAGCACCTGTGGAACGGAACACAACCGGGACCAGAATGCGGCGGCAAATATCCTGCGTTCCGCTGGGGACATCCAGCGCCAAAGGGAATCTCCCTGCCTTTAG
- a CDS encoding thioesterase family protein, whose protein sequence is MSYSKTYTVRWADMDPNVHMRHSAYTDYAAQVRLEFLADQGFTMQHFAELKIGPILFREDTRFLKEIHMSETIRVSAELGGISADGSRWRIIHTLYKADGREAATVTVDGAWMDLRLRKLTLPPPELVAAFSGITRHATYADIVREKKPDA, encoded by the coding sequence ATGAGCTATAGCAAAACCTACACCGTGCGCTGGGCCGATATGGACCCCAACGTGCACATGCGCCACTCCGCCTACACCGACTACGCCGCCCAGGTGCGCCTGGAGTTTCTGGCCGACCAGGGCTTCACGATGCAGCACTTCGCCGAGCTGAAAATCGGCCCCATCCTGTTTCGCGAGGACACCCGGTTTCTCAAGGAAATCCACATGAGCGAAACCATCCGCGTATCGGCCGAGCTCGGCGGCATCAGCGCCGACGGCTCCCGCTGGCGCATCATCCACACCCTCTACAAAGCCGATGGCCGCGAAGCCGCCACCGTTACGGTGGACGGCGCCTGGATGGATCTGCGCCTGCGCAAGCTCACGCTGCCCCCGCCCGAGCTGGTCGCCGCCTTCTCCGGCATCACCCGCCACGCCACCTACGCCGATATCGTGCGCGAAAAGAAACCGGACGCCTAA